The window TACAGAATTTTGTGATCTAGAGGATTCTGAAAATGGGATTTGATAGGCTAACTAATGGTTTTGGTTTTAAGGGAAAATTTGTAGGCGTGAAGAAGGTATGGGATTTTTTAATTGGAcactttttttttggtatttctgTTGTGTCTTGATGTTCATATATTGGAtcgagttgaaattaggattattGAAATGTAATGTGATGGGCTTCAAGATGGATGTATGAATCATAGGATTTGGATGTCAGAACACTTGGGATGTGGATTGTTgttgctgcttttttttttttttttttttttgggggagagATTCGGGTTAGGTTGGGTCTTGCGCCCTTGGGCCCAATTCCGTAGATTTTAGGGGATTAAATGAGGTTTCTGGGTTTTAACTGGGCTTAGTTTATGTTTGGCCTTGCCATGGATGGGCTTCGTCTCTAAGGTGGATATTGAGTAAAAATTCTGCAAACCTTTCACTTTTGGACAATGTAAGACCATTTCCTCATAATGGGTAGATTAATTAGTCTAAACATTGTTGATTGGGCTGTCTACAGTTCCCCTTCTTGACAGAGTTGTCTTatgtctttgttgcacatgattGAACAATCTCAATCTGCTCTACATCACTCTTATTGGGCCACTAAACCCTAACTACCCAAGAGGCACATCTCTTCATCCATGCTGCTCAAATTTATTGGAAACATCCTCCTTGACCTCTATATCATTTTGAATGATAAAGTGAAGACAACAGAATATATCACTTTGAAGGATCTCCTGACCATCAATTTAACGGAAGCAACTAAAGTTGCATTCCAGATATTGTCGCCACTAGATTTAAAGCCTTCCCCAGTTAATCCCCTCTCTAGTCTAACTGATCAAACACGGCATCATCAGCAAAGAACATATGCCAAGGGACCTCATCCTGGATACTGGTGGTTAATTCATCTATAATAAGCACGGAAAAGTAAGTGCTTAATGTGGACCCCTAATGGAATCCGAGTGCTACTAGGAATGCATCTGGCTCACCACAAGCCATTCCCACTCTTGTAATAGCACCCTCAGACGTCTTTAATGATGTTGATATATCGTCCAGAGACCCTTCTCTTACTCATCGCCCACCTAGAAATTTGCCTTCCTATGAAATGACCAATTCTACATTTCCTTGTTTGATGTAGAAGAGAATGCAGGATATACCTTTTCCAAACGAGGGGGGGGGTTGTGGCGATATCtttcatcttttctttcttctttttgtagACTTTCACATCAAACTGCAGAAATGGCTTCCTACATCTTGCCAACTGGTCTATATTCTGAACAATTTCAACCAACTTTTTTGGCATCTCAACTGGTTTAGCGATTTTATGTTTAACTGCAGAAGTTCAACTTGATTCAGACTCCAGGAACATTTGGAAACTTCTAGGAAATATATAGCTATGCTGGAAGGCCTACGGGGTTTTATTTTGCAGCCCAGACATTTGAGGGATATTAGAACCAAAATTGTGTTGCTCGATACAACAGATGGCTGTTTATTAAAGAATTCTTCGTCCCTAGTTTCATCCTTAACCACAAGTCGTGTGGTTATGACTTCCATTATTTAAATCGGCAGATAACAGCAACCTTTTCTGATATTCTAGAGTACACTTGTGAGCTTTGGAAGTTAACAAACTAAAAACTTTGTTATAATTCTTTAACGGCTGTGACTAAAATATTGGAAGGTTTATCTACAGCCCATACCGCCATGAAAGGTTTGACTGAATGTATGGTACTGTTACCTCACATTTCTAATATGTGATGCATTTTCTGCAGACAATGGATTAGGTGTCTAAGCGAGTTGGAGGCCTTTCTTTCACATTATGAGCTAATATTATCATGattcagatttatttttttttagctttttatgTAGAACCTTCTTTGTAAATTGTGTGCAATTAAGCTTTTTGTCCATGCTAATGTTATACAGATGGTGCGTGTATTCTCAGTGCAGCTGTTAGTGTCCAACAGAAGACCTCAATCTTGTCTGTACATTCTGAAGGACTACAAGTTCAACATTTGACAGAATCAATACCTTGCCAGCATATCTCAATGGTACATGCCTATTTTGTTTTTGCTGAGTTCTTTTGTACACTTGTCACTTTATATTTATTAAGTTTGCTATTTTTCTCCTCATTTTCTAAAGTTTTTGTTCTATTTTATCTGaacttttccccctttttttattattgttatttaccTTTTTCTTATTGGAAAGACAAATAACCTGATCAACTTCCCTAGTTGCTGAACTAGCTCTCCAAGCCAGTCTAGATTTGAGTCTTAGTGTTGGATTTTGTGTTGGACTTCTCGTAAGAGTCAAATGACATGCCGTGGTGCACATATTACATAACCTCAGCCTTTACATATTTtattcatccattatgtgtgtgagaAGAGGCCACAGGCACCCCTGCCTACCCACCAACTATAGCAGGTTACTACAGCAGGTAAACCTTGGATTCTTGAAGGCATTGGTTCGTTCTTTCTCCCCTTTCTTGTCTGCCTTCCGCTCTCCCTGTTTCATACCCGCAGTCTGAATTGGTTGATCCCTGCACTCTCTGTATCGTACACTTAATTGAACTGCCAAGTTCCTCTGTTTTATTGGTATGAAAACCAGCATGGCAAAACTAACTGATAACCTATGGTTGTGAATGTCCAGCTCCTTGTCAGCCGATGTGATTCATGTGCAAGTTCTGAAAAGTTTGCAGCTTTGTGATAATGCAACATTTTTCGCAGTATCTTCAGTTCTCTTTCTTGCCTTGCCTGTAGAATGACTTGAAATTCTTGTTTCAGTCTGAGGATGACCCAAGGCTGTCAAAATTTCGTAGGATGCTTCATTTTGGGGTGCCAGAGCAGGTATGTGTATTTTTTGTTTCCCACATTTTAACACTCTTTTCCCTTTTCTATGTGCTGCCTCTACACTTGGTAGCACGAACTTGACTTCTATACCTACTTtgacagatgatgaaaatgttgAGAACTTGAGAACTGTATCCATCAATATTAACTTCGAACCTTAGTAAGGGGTCCTTTAGATGCCTGTAAAATCCTTACTTGTGGAGGGTTATTGGTAAACACTTTACAGGTAGGCGTTTGAATGGCAAAATTTGCCTGTTAATAAAGTTATAAATGCTTTACAGGTTAACTCTCCCCTTTTTTTTCTGGACGAAAACCTATGTTTCACTTTCAGACTCAGTTAAAGTCTCCACACCTGAAAAGACATTATATATAGCAGAACAAGATGGTTGATATACACGCATGCTGTGTGGGGCTGACCATGATATGTACAGtacatccaagctatccatcatgTGCTGCCCATCGCGCTCTCCTATGGCTGCAAAAAACAAGCCGagtgatcatcaggtgggccacatgatgaggaacagttgggatgggacatccaccattaCAAACCTTCTAGattatgtatggggcccactgtgatggatgcaggacatccaatctgtccagcaTGTGCATCCCTTGATACAATCatgggacccaaaaaaaaaaccctcatgtGTTTTGAAGATTTTGGTGGGATTTACTGCCCCAAGCTCTATGTGGTGTGAATACCTCCTTTTTATACATTGTAAACACTTTTATCCAAACACATAAACAGTTTTGCTGTAAACACTTTACCAGTTAAAAACCAAATAGGATAGCATGTAATCAGTTTTACTCCTGAAACTCTTTGTAAAGCGTTTACCACTTACAACAATAGTCATCCAAACGACAAAGCATGCACTTTTTACTATTCTTCTTGAATCCTGGATTTACAGTTTGTTTATTTAATTGCCTCTATGCTCTGTTAAGTGGTTGTATCTTGTTGCACATGTCTAGGCTGTGAGGATGCAAATGAATATTGAAGGAATGGATCCTGCTATTGTGAACCAGTTTGGAAGGAAATAAATTTTCAGCAAGGCACTTACTTTCTTTAACCACTGGTTGTTCAGTGTTTGGCGGATAGTCTGTGATAAGTTTGGTTACAAAGTTCATTAACATATCTTTGTATGTAAAACAGAGTTCACAGAGACTGTTCCACTGAATAGATGATGGAAAAGCTTCTTATGAAGTTTTGAATAACGTCAAATAAGAACACTAGAATGCAGTTCATCTCTGAGATGCACCACAGGGCACTGTTTATTGAAGTCTTTTTGACAAGGTTGCTGACTTGCTGGTGAGCCTTGAACTAGTGCCTTTACTTTTAGAGTTTATTTAAGACTGACTCCAAAGTAAGCATTACAGCTGTCAATCCTTTTTGTATCCCTTGTGATTGCTTTATGTTGACTCGTCCAGCACACACTGTTGAACTCTTAGAAGAAATACTTCATCAAAATAAcatggagaagaaagaagagtatTATCTACATGTAATAAAGAGAATTATGCACACACAAGCCGTCTCTCTTTACATTCAGCTTACCCAACTGGTCTATGTGCTAAAGCACTAGCTTATCACACAGGCCATTGTTATGTATGGACCCAGCTATCAATTTGAGATGGCCACATAGGCCACCCAATCTTTTCTAGGTCCTCATTGAACAAACATAGAATTTACTTGGCCTCATTGTTGGTACATGCAGTACCTAACGTGAAGGAATATGACAACAAATTGCCTTGAGGACTGATAAATATTATTCCAGTGCCTGCTCCCAAAGTTCGAGAAGCACTATTGAAGTACATTTGCCATGAGTTTGGTGATTCAATAAACAATATTTGTTCATCTGGAAGTTCATCGGAGCTTACTTCATTGTTTGAAACGGGATGAGCTATCAAGAAATCTGCTACT is drawn from Magnolia sinica isolate HGM2019 chromosome 5, MsV1, whole genome shotgun sequence and contains these coding sequences:
- the LOC131246479 gene encoding uncharacterized protein LOC131246479 isoform X4, whose product is MVLENVKKMVALKSLDLQINQSRKTLPPLRAPPSQHADLASLHDGACILSAAVSVQQKTSILSVHSEGLQVQHLTESIPCQHISMSEDDPRLSKFRRMLHFGVPEQAVRMQMNIEGMDPAIVNQFGRK